Below is a genomic region from Gadus morhua chromosome 4, gadMor3.0, whole genome shotgun sequence.
CCGGTGCACCACACCACAGAGCACGTCCCGGAGAAGAAGTTCAAGTCAGAGGCTCTGCTCTCCACACTCACCTCGGACGCCTCCAAGGAGAACACGCCAGGTACTGAGCCgctgccagccagccagccagccagccagccagccagcaagCTAATGCCATCGAGCCAGCTGATGCTTCATCAAATTAtccttttgttattgttttgattgagaGACCCCTAGTGGCAGAAGTTAAAATCACACCTTTAAAGGGCCATAAATAAGAGCAGGGGCGAACACAGGTAACCAGAGTGCAAAAGGGATGTCTTCTGATGTCTTCCTTTTATCAGACAAGCAGCTTAGACCCAACAAAGCGTTCCTTTGATAATGTATATAAATAGTTGTATTAATAATGTTAAAGATGAACCAGGTGACCTGACTTCCTGTTCGGCTCCTCTGTCTCCAGGTTGCCGCACCAACAGCGCCGCCCTGTCCACCAACAGCGTGTACAGCGTCACCACCTCCCAGCCGCTGGCCTCCTACaacctcacctccctccccgccGGGGCGggcgccggggccggggccaTCACCATGGCAGCCGCGCAGGCCGTCCAGGCCACCGCCCAGGTCTGGTCCTCCCACCTCTGgagctgttgtgttgtgtagttgAGTGACGGTGTAGCAACTTCTCAGCTGTTGTTGTGTAGATGAAGAGTGACAGTGTTGTGTAGCTGACGGTGTTAGTTGTGTAGATGAAGAGTGACAGTGTTGTGTAGCTGACGGTGTTAGTTGTGTAGATGAAGAATGACAGTGTTGTGTAGCTGACGGTGTTTGTTGTGTAGATGGAGAGCGAAGTGTGTAGCTGACGGTGTTTGTTGTGTAGATTGAGAGTGACATGGTGTGTAGCTGACAGTTAGTTGTGTAGATGGAGAATGACAGTGTTGTGTAGATGAAGGGTGACGTAGCTGACAGTGTGCTGTGTAGCTGAGTGTTTTTTGTGTAGATGGATCGTGACAATGTTGTGTAGCTGACGGTGTTTGTTGTGTAGATGGATCGTGACAGTGTTGTGTAGCTGACGGTGTTTGTTGTGCGGATGAAGGGTGACGTAGctgacagtgtgtgttgtgtagctgACGGTGTTGCATTGCTGTTTGTTGCATAGATGAAGGACGGCCGGCGAACATCCAGCCTGAAGGCCAGCTACGAGGCCATCAAGAACAACGACTTCCAGCCTAACCGCGAGTTCTCCGTCGCCAGAGAGGCCACCACCTACCCCGCCTCCGCCCtggcctccaccctcacccagaACATCACCCCCACATCCGCCTCCGATTCCCGGGGCCGCAAGTCCAAGTAGGTCtacccccccctgctcctgatCCATGTTTGTAATTCACACGTTGATCGTCGAGATGttccgataaaaaaaaaaatctttcacgataccgattcctgaacttgagtatcggccgataccgagtatataccgatacagcatctagcTTTGTTGTTCATATTGAAGgggttctcttacgatgacAGCAATTTGTAGCCGGATCACTTACTGTCTGCACATTCTTTTTTCAGAACAAGAtcatttataattataataataataaaggatCATGATAAATGATAATTGTATTCTTGTAGTTAGGTGGGAGCATCCGTGGTAGCTCGGACGCGCGTAGGTCGGAGATAACAAGATTCCGACTTTCCACATCCGACCGCTTACGAACGCAGCATTCCATCGTAGTGTCCTTGATGTACTCGTAGCCTTCGTAGTAAAGGAGTCGTGTGATGGTATGGGATCGGCGCACAGACTTGCGTACACGCTGATACTAGAGTCGTTCCGATATCGATCGGAGGAATTTCCGATACCGGTATCTGCATCGGAACAACTCCGGTTGAACGTGAGGTGACTGTAGCACCACGCTGGTATCTCTGGTCCCGTGTGGACGCCCGGTAcctgacctcctctctccccgtcctcaGAAGCGGCGTCAAGTCGTCGAGCCACcagtcgtcgtcctcctcctcctcctcctcgctctcctcctgctcctcctcctcagcgctGGCCCAGGAGCTGTCCCAGCAGGCGTCCTCCCTGCCCGAGGCCGACCCCAACAGCCAGGTGGACTGGACCTACGACCCCAACGAGCCCCGCTACTGCATCTGCAACCAGGTACCTGCCCCACAACCCCCCTCAGAACAGGCCCCTGAGAACGCCTCGGAACATGGCCCCAAGAACCCGGCCCCCAGAACCCGGCCCCAAGAGCCCGGCCCTCAGAACACCCTTAGGAACCGGCCCTCAGAACCCGGTCCTGAGGAGCATAGATACAGTCCATAAACGTCCCATCGCCCCGCACTAGCTAACATTCTGACCCGCTGTTGTCTCCTAGGTTGTCTCCTAGGTGTCTCCTACCTGTTGTCTCCACTCACTAACTACTGTCTGCTGTCTCCTAGGTTGTCTCCTAGGTGTCTCCTACCTGTTGTCTCCACTCACTAACTACTGTCTGCTGTCTCCTAGGTTGTCTCCTAGGTGTCTCCTACCTGTTGTCTCCACTCACTAACTACTGTCTGTTGTCTCCTAGGTTTCCTACGGGGAGATGGTCGGCTGTGACAACACAGATGTAAGTATACCTCCGACCGTTAGCTGAAGGCGGCATAACTCAGCACATGTTTGTGATGTTCTCTGCCTGTGTAGTTAATGAGCTAGTCTAGCTCCCCGCGCTACAGCCATCTGGCgcgcagagcttttggccgtgatattatatataaaatgatattatactattatatatagaacgttataagacgctgtcaccgagtgtgagaggagagttgacgtaGAAGATGGCgattgacctagtttcaaagtttacaccgtttatactcggtaataccggtgttgacacgagcgtattactcggtgtgaaaatgtccacgcCGCGGCAACCCTAAGCGAGTCACGTGATGGTATCCTCCGAAGGCATTTCCAATACGGGTATCGGTATCTGAATAACTAGCTGTCCTGAGTGCTGACCCTCTCCGGCGTCCCCCCTCTAACCcggtctccctgtgtctccccagTGCCCCATCGAGTGGTTCCACTACGGCTGCGTGGGGCTGACGGAGGCCCCCAAGGGCAAGTGGTTCTGCCCCCAGTGCACCGCCGCCATGAAGCGCCGGGGCAGCCGGCACAAATAGAGCTCAGCCCGgcgcctcctctccccccggTCTCCCGGTCCTCATCGCCTCCACCCAGAAGCTGGGGACGGAGCGGGGGTGACggagcaggggggggcggggggcgggggggtcacGGCCTCGGCGGTCCGGAGGGCGTCTCCACTCCCGCTCCCTGGCTGTGAAGCGCCGAGTGTAAAGAAACGTTCCTGTGCGCGTGTCGTCTGATTCCAGGACTCGGTCCAAACCAAGAGTtagagtatgtgtatgtgtcccaTGAGAAGAATGAgggtgtaaagtgtgtgtgtgtgtgtgtgtgtgtcactagtTGTTctgcactgattgtgtgtgtgtatgtgtgtgcgtgtgtgtatgtgttttagaAATATCAAGATGTACAATAAAAGGATCCAGATGTTTGGTACTACTGCTGTGTTGGTCTTTATTTCCCTCCTGTTACTGGTGTGTGTTGCTGGTGTGTCACTGGTCTGTTTGTCTGCTGACCTCCACCCTGCCTCCAGCTAGGTGCGTTTCCTGTTCTCGTTCCACAAATAACTGAGACTGTTTTAGTTGGACCTTGATGgcgggtgtgtgggggggggggggggggggcggtctctGGACCCCCTGACGAGGCCCAGTTGTCTCACGGCAGTAAAAGTCGCCAGGTCACTCCTCTGCTCCCTGATCGTGAGAAGAAAGGAAACCTTTTGGCCGCTGAAGGAGCAGAGATGGCGccgggagggaggaaggaagtctttagacttttctttttttctgactTTAAATGGAACCAGATGCGGTCCTACCGGGCTGGTCTCCATACTGCCTCTGCCTCAGGAATGAGTAGTTCGAGGAGCTGACGTCGGAGGTCCCGTGCAGAGAGCTCTCGGTTCTCGCGGAGAGTTTGCAACTTCTCAGTCTGCATCCGTGAGCGTCCTCAGTCAATTCCGATATTTGTTCTAGCGTCCTTGTTTTATTTGCTGGAAGTGCGAAGTATCACGGGACCGACGGACGCTTCAGATGTTTGAGAAGTTCGGTTTAGTTCGGAACCGCAGCAAGTGAAATGGAGTTCAACCCTCGGACCGCAGGAAGCTGGCTTCAGCGCCTCTGTGTTCTCACAGAACTTTAGACCCTGAGTCCGTAACCTTCTCAGGACTTCTCTTTGCTCCTCGTCCTGAGAGCGGACCCGGACCCGGACCCGGGATGCTGCTGTGTGCTCGGGTCTGGTCCCGTCTCTGGCCGCTCCGCCGCAGACCCTgctcccttcccctcctgctGGTCCCGGCCGTCTGTCTCCTCTACCATCTGCTGGCGAGCGGCCGGAGCGGTTCTGGACTCGAACGGCCGGCCCCTGGTCCAACAGGACCCCCCGGGGTCTCGGGGTCCAGCCTGGACCGCCTGCTGGAGGAGGTCCAGAGGGACGGAGCAGGACCGCTCGTGGACTGGCTGGACAAccttgagagagggagacgggtgagaccttccttcctcctcaaaCTATTGTCAGGTAACTTCAGAACTGCGTCCTGTGGCCCCCTGTAGATCCACTGGGACCGAGGAACTCACGCAGCTGCCCCCCAGGTTATATAAATGCGGGCAAGCAACGTGAAAAACCGATAAAAACGCAGATGTTGGTGGGTTAATTTAGCTCTGTTCCTCCAGCGGCTCCGTTAGAAGGTCCAGATGGGATACATTATTCTATATTATATACATGTATTTCGGTGCAATCAGGCTGTGTGGTAACAAGGCCCGTTAGAAGCTCCAGATGGGATGTGTTGGGGTGCTACGGTGTTATTGGGCTGTGTGGTCACAGGGCTCCTCTCTCTGAGGGGGTGGGAGCCCcgtgtgttgttgttggagGAGGGTCCTGGGTTCAGGTAGGGGGCAGACAGCTGAGGGACCTGAGAGACCCAGTGTCCAGCTCTGAGGGTCCCTTCAAATGACCCGGTGTTTGGAGAAGGATAAGGAGCGGAGGAACcatgaggagctggaggagccggATGAGCAGCTTGTTATTCTCGTCACGGGCAGCGGAGGAGAAGTTTAGTCACGTGTCTGCGCCTTCGTGGCCAACGTTCAGTTCATAGATCTTGAAACCAAAACCCAAATAACCAGATCATCAAATATTATGAATGCGATTAATGATCAATGATCATTTACCGGTTGTAATGTTTCACGTCTGTCTCTATTAGGTACTCTAACGGCGTGGCTACAGTGTTATTGCAGGCCAACAGcacaaagtaggcctacaacacaatttaagtatataaatataagcTTAATcatttgcaaacaaaaaaagaaatctgGTACAGATTAAACGCTTGACTGATCAATGACTAACCGAATTTGAGAGAGGCAGCTTTCGTTGTGTAACTTATTTTAACCAGGTTGTCTATTCTACGGCTAATCTTCAAACAGCGCTCCTGTCAGGTCTCTGAGAGAGCGTTGCATGCTTGGTAACGCATCAAGTACAACTCTTCTGCATAACAATTTATACCCTGGTGCAACCCAATTAAAAACCAACAGCTTCCATATGGGCTCTACTCGATGTTGTTGTGACCGCCATGACGTGTATGTGTCCTCATCAGCACCGTTCTTTAATCCTGACCCGgtctcctccgcccccccccccccccccccccttccagcaGCAGGTCCTGGGCTCCGGGCCGGTCCGAGCCGTGGTGGTGTTGGGTCAGAACTCGGAGTCGGACACCGAGGTGCAGCTGTACCGCCGGGTGCTGGAGCAGACGGGCTACGACGTCAGCCTGGTGCGCTACGCCGACCGCAGCGTCGGACTCACAACCCAGCAGGGTGAGCAGGAGGAGCTCTATTTTACTACCCATCATCCTCAGTGTTGGCCCCCTcctgggggcaggggggggggctgcctggGAACCAGCTCCAGTCGGAGGGCTCCTGCCTTACTTAtgggcaggggcgattctagggagtgtgggggccctaggcagaggattgttgaatgttgggggggggggggggggggtatggagcgatttattattatttttttattttgggctctagggggccccctagtagtggcccggggccccaagcaattgcctGGTAGGCCTAAagggatgcagcgcctctgctTATGGGCAGCAGGGCAGGAAGGGTGGAAAGGTCTTGAACACAGACCCTCCATCCGGACAGAACCTCCACCCCCCACAGAACCCCCATCCCTCACAGAACCTCCACCCCTCTCAGAACCTCCACCTCTCATAGAACCCCCATCCCTCTCAGAACCTCCACCCCTCTCAGAATAGAGGGTGCAATCGATCCCGACAGCAATCGACGAATCAAATGCTCTgacgaataaaataaaaacctcATATCTGTTGCTGTCGCAGGCCTGTAATATTCCTGTCCGGCTGAAGTGATCGGACGGCactagctgtctgtctctctgtttccccaCCCCCTTGGCCAGCTGcctgctctctccctgtctcatcccACATGACCGCTATCTTCCACAACGCTAGGCAGACCTGCTGCCTAAGCTCCCCTCAGATGttttgggggcggggctaccGAGTCAGGCTTAAAGGCATCGGTGGGAGTCCTGAATACCGAACACCGATCCCTGAGCTGCTCTGAGCGATAACAACAGGTTCCCCCTGTGGAAGTTCTACCTGTCCTACCTGTTGGTCCCGTCCACCGTTCTGCAGACTGAATGTCCTGCGATGTCTGAGCTcatgactcctcctcctctgtctgtctctcctccaggagCCTGTCTGTGGAGCGTCCTGGCCTGTCTGAGGAGCTCTGAGAAGAGCTGTCTCTGGAGCGTTCCCTTCGGCCGCCTGCAGCCGCACCAGATGGTGAGACCCGATAGGTTAGAGCACCTGAGGTTGAGACCCCATGATAGACCGTCGGAGACCACCTCAGGGGGTGAGACACATCGTCCCCAGCCCTCGTTGCCTTCGACGACGCAGGCTTGTGTTGTAGTAGTATAGTTAGCTagtggtagtataataataccATAGGCGACAAGTTAATGAttcagaaaatgtatttatgatAATACTACCTAACATGAATCCTCTTTATTGACGGTCTGCCGGCTCTCTGCCCCCAGGTGAACCTGATCCCAGAGCTGTCGGATGCCTTCTCCGACGCGGGAGCCGGTCGCTGCCGGTTCTCCACGGACCCGCGACTCGCAGGTCGGTTCTCCGGGTCTGATGATGATATGTTCACGTTCTTCAGACGCTAGACCATGTTAAACCCTGAGACTCTGTCCCCTCCCCTGAACGCAGTAGTCATGGGAACAGAGCGGGGGAGAAGAGTTCAACTCTTTCATTAAGACAGATACATCCATTCATAACCTGTACTTTATTCGTGTCTTTTTATAACACAAAAACAACTTCCTGTAATGTTACACCGGCTCTCTTTTTGGAGATCTCAGCAGGAAAGGAATAACTCAAACGTCAACATTTTTAACAAGTTTATATTTCTGGTTATTCCTTGTGCTGCTCAGGAGTTCAGTTACCCATGATGCCGTCTGCCTGCGGCCCCACAAAGACCGCCTCTCCTCCAGAGCCTACACCACTGTAAGTTCACGTCTACTCATCTATATCTATGTACTATCGCCTCAGTAACGCTGTAGGATCATATAACATCTATTAATCTATATCTGTAACATCAGCACCGTGGGTTGAAGATCCCTCCCCTGCCGATATGAGGACCGTAGATTCGCTCGACAGCTTTCATAAAAAACTCAGAACTCACTTGTTcggagttcacctggactctgcatagcctcccctcttacccacccacacccaccacacCCTCACCTACCACGCCCCTCTTATGCCCTTAATGTATgtcgtacgtcctggcactatAGTATTGTGtatcatcttatcctagctactatctttgttgtatacagggaataggttaacctagcgattgttggtgcttggcacttggttctatgaacatccttactgtaccgacagcgatatattgttgtttttctttcttctgacaaatgtgcttattgtaagtcgctttggataaaggcgtctgctaaacCCCCTGAAAGTAGAGGTAAAGATGTTCCCCCTGTCAGGGTCTCTGGGCCTCCCTCAGCCCCGACCTCCACCGCTGCGTCTCCGGGCCTGCGGGCGGCGGTCCACGTCTACGTCCTGCTCACCTCGGCCGTCTCGCCCACGGCCTTCCTCCACGAGAGGTGCCTGGCCCAGGGGGACGGAGAGCTGTGGGCCCAGACCACCCAGGTGAGTGGTCAGGGGGGAGCCCTGCTGTTAGGGTCTGAAACCTGGAACACAGGAGGTAACTCAACGCtgggttggggtggtggggagTCCAGACTCAGtcttgtcttcctctctctgtctctgtctctctgtcattctgtctctctctctatctatgtgtccctctctccgtctttctctctccccctcccctccccctctgtctgtctgtctgtctgtctgtctgtctgtctgtctgtctgtctgtctgtctgtctgtctgtctgtctgtctgtctctctctctctgtctttctctgtctctctctctctctctctctctgtctctcgctctctccccccccctctttctctctctccccccccccccccctctctctctcaccccccctctctctgtctctctcccccccccccctctctctctgtctctctctcctccccccccttcttctctctgtctgtctcactccccccccccctctgtctctctctcagctcaaGGAGTTCCTCAGCAGGCACCTGGGTCCGGTCCGGTCTGACGAGGCCCTGATCcaggtgagggtggtggtgggtcagGTGCTGCGGGCGGCGGTGTGGCCGTCGCCGGACTCTGACCACTCCGGCAGGTCATTAAACCAAACCTCTTCCTCACCGTTCTCCTCGCTGCAGCGTGACGTTGACCTCTGTTTTAATCTTTGTTGAACCCCCCGCAGGTGCCTGCTGTGTTACCAGCTGCTGACCTTCACCCTCCACTTCACCGGCACCATCGTCCCTACGGTCGCCATGGTAACCACAATCTGCCGATGAGACACGTTGGATGATGGATTGCTTAAGTGATGGATGAGTTGAGTGACGGATGGATAGCTGATGTATAGATTCATCAATTCTTACTGAATTGATGAATCGTTTGGTCCACACACGTCATAGACAGCAGCAGACAGCAGCAGGCTGTGAAGTGATGCCGTTATCTTGCTGACTAGAGGCCAAGAAAAAGTACACATTTCGTAAAGATTCATGAACTAAATATTACAGTTATTGACTTACTGGTGAGTAGACTAATGCATACCTAATGAGTGTAGTGCtcgtccactagagggcagcatgTCCTCTGGGTCTGACGGCTCGTCCGCTAGAGGGCAGCATGTCCTCTGGGTCTGACGGCtcgtccactagagggcagcacTTCCTCTGGGTCTGACGGCTCGTCCGCTAGAGGGCAGCATGTCCTCTGGGTCTGACGGCtcgtccactagagggcagcatgTCCCCTAGGTCTGACGGCTCGTCTCCTCACAGATCAACAGAGACCTAAGCTTCGCTGGCCTGCAGGATCCCTTCGACGGCCAAATCACCAGAGAGACAATACTGGAGGACACTCTGCACTTCCTGCTGCCAGTGATGCATGGACAGGTGCacgtggacacaaacacacacgcacgtacagaTCAACAATCAATGAAgaaatgcaggcacacacacgcacacatgcaggcacgcatacacgcacttacacacagaagcacgcagacacgcacacactcactcaccagatagccttttctttttcaaaCTTCCCTTTTGGATTCTGACGGATATTTGAAGGTGGGATATTTTAAAATGGTTGACAATGTCTGACTGACGGTGGCCTCCTTTGGTCTGCAGGCTGGAGGCTGTGAAGGAGGACCGGCCCGATGTTTACCAGAGCCCCAACTCCTGCTGATGCTGCAGTTCCACAGACAGCTGAGAGGATCCGGACCGTTTGACTTGGTGAACTAAAGCTCTATTCACCAGCTTTGAGACCCATGATCTGAGAGAGAGTAcatgttgttttgttctttgttctCACCCGTGATCTGCACGTCCTCATCTGATCCGACGGGTGACTGACACAAATTTAAGCCAGAAAATATCTGGGTTAATTCTCAAGattcaaaggtttttatttgtcaTACTCACACAGGATAGGCggttaaatgtttgtgtgacatACTGTATTTTCAGTGCTTAAAAAAGAATCAAATACAATAGAataaagcaaaataaaatacactatAAAATAGACTGCTGCTCTGTGTTTAAACCCctagaggagacagaggacagGGTACGAGTTCCGTCGTGTGATGCCAGAATACGCAGTGTTCTAAAAGGGAATCCTGGAAACATTGTAACATTGTCTCGACCCGACACTCTTCTGGAAACAGAGCAGAGAAAGGAGGTCAGGGTTGAGTTCCTGCTCACAAAAACAACCTGGAACAAAGAGACCAACACGAGGCAGGCTGGGACCTTGTGGAcgtgtcatggtctgtctgtttccttgtcttgctttggtgtgtttccggttttactttggtatctctgtcttgtttctccccatgtccggtcaggtttccctcctgtgtgattactgctccctcccctaatgtgtttggtatttaagcccttgtctttcctttgttccttgtatAGTTTAAAGTTTATTACTTATTGTCGGATCAttgtagtttgtggtgagttgtgtcctgggtgttacctgtgttccgggtgttccctgtgttaccccGGGTGCTGTTTGCATGGGTGCTGATCACATGGTGCTGATCATATGGGGTGATGATCCGTGGTTCTGATCACATGGTCTGATCACATGGTCTGATTACATGGTGCTTGTCACATGGTGCTGGTCCCATGGGGTGCTGATCTTGTGGGATGCTGATCATGTGGGCGTGTTCAGTGCTCATCATGTGGGCGTGTTCAGGTGCTGATCATGTGGGCGTGTTCAGTGCAGATCATGTGGGAGTGGTCAGGTGCTGATCATGTGGGAGTGGTCAGGCTCTGATCATGTGGGCGTGTTCAGGTGTATCCGGGTGGTGTTCCAGAGGGGAGGCTTCTCCCCCACCAgctccgtccgtccatccggcCGCCTAGAGGTGGTGTGTCCCCCATCCAGACTCTGCTGCTCCACCTGGTCCAGTTCTACCATCTCCAGAGGAACCACGGGAACAGGTAAGAGGAGACTaatcacaaccacacacaaccacacacaaccacacaaaaccacacacacaaccacacacagccacacacagagccacacagaaccacacagttCATTTAAACCTGAGCCCAAATGAGGAGCTCTGGAGTCACACTCCTAGAGTCTGTTGTGGACGCTGGAGGTTTGACGTTCTAGCTCGACCCTCAATGTTGGACTAAATCTCAGCAGGAGTTGTGTGCGCTGTAAAGAGAATTAATCACTTTAAGTTGTTACCGACCATTGAAACACTcatgtcctctcctcccttcctctcttactGACCAGTGAGACGCTgatgtcctctcctcccttcctcttacTGACCACTGAGACACTgatgtcctctcctcccttcacaGCAGCAACCAGACGGAGTCTCTGAGCGACCTGCAGAGGAGCCAGGCCGACAGTCTCCCAGGGAGAGGTAACACCTCCCAAAGTATGCAGTTGAGAGGGAAAGTCCGTCCATAAGTCCAGCAGGACCGAGTCGTTTGTCTCCTGAGAAGAAGTCCTTATTCAAGGGATTCTTCCAAGAGTAGCCTCACTGTTCCCCACCTGCTCCGATCTGTAAATCGAACACCACATACCGACTCTgagcggcatgtggctcaggagttagcgcgggttggctggtcaccggaaggttgctagttcgatccccggctcctcctagtaaGTGCCCTCCGTTCACCGTGACCCTCTCCTGTGTGGtggttcctctgctcctccagagcTCTGCGGGGACTTCCAGCTCCGCCAGCTCTACACGGACCCCCCGCTGACCCTGAGCCCCCCCTTCAGCCCCCACCTGAGGGCCTACCGGGCCGAGGTCCCCTTCCACACCCTGGTGGTCCGTGTCCGGCCCCAGCCCGCCAGCGGAGCCTGCCGGGTCCACCTAGACCACCACGGAGGACCCGGGTGAGGCTCACCATGGACCCCCTTTCAGAAACCAAACCGTtgtcattgtttaaaatgagACGGGAGGTTTTCATTAAGAATTTAACCTGCGTGTTTCTGCCTCTCCTCTTTTGATCTTGACCTTCTCTCTGCTGTCTGTTCAAAAGAGATAGGATGGGTCAAGTAGTTAGACCGTGAGTCAGGTGAAGAGGTCT
It encodes:
- the ing3 gene encoding inhibitor of growth protein 3, with amino-acid sequence MLYLEDYLEMIEQLPMDLRDRFTEMREMDLQVQNATDQLEKKVIEFFVNAKKNKPEWREEQMEVIKKDYYKALEDADEKVQLANQIYDLVDRHLRKLDQELAKFKMELEADNAGITEILERRSLEMDSPAQPVNNHHVHSHATAEKRKHSAPVHHTTEHVPEKKFKSEALLSTLTSDASKENTPGCRTNSAALSTNSVYSVTTSQPLASYNLTSLPAGAGAGAGAITMAAAQAVQATAQMKDGRRTSSLKASYEAIKNNDFQPNREFSVAREATTYPASALASTLTQNITPTSASDSRGRKSKSGVKSSSHQSSSSSSSSSLSSCSSSSALAQELSQQASSLPEADPNSQVDWTYDPNEPRYCICNQVSYGEMVGCDNTDCPIEWFHYGCVGLTEAPKGKWFCPQCTAAMKRRGSRHK